Genomic segment of Halanaerobiales bacterium:
CCTTTTCTCATTAAACTTAAACCTTTTCTGGCCGCTTCTTCAACATATACTGTATTATTAACTCCCATAATATAAAAACCATCTTCTTCTGCATAACCGGCCAGATTATTGTAACCATATTCTTTTTCCAGTATATTAATCGTTGCATGTTCTAATCCGTGATTTTTTTTGAGTTTTGGATTTGTTGCAATTTGGTATATTTGTTTTGGAACAGAAAATAAATTAAAAAATGAATCGATAGTAAATTTAAATGGTAGAAAAAACAACATGAAAATTGCTATCACAAATAGCGGTATTAGTAATACAGGAAAAAATAATCCAAATAATATTAATAATAAGAGTAAATACATTAATCTCTTCTCCCCATTCCAAATAACATAGCGATTCTTAATAAATTTGCGAATGCTACTAAAGTAGCTGCTACATAGGTAAATGCAGCTGCTCTTAAAACCTTTTTAGCTCCCTGTAATTCATTTGAATCTAAATAACTATTTTGATTTAATTGCTGGATAGCTCTATTACTTGCAT
This window contains:
- a CDS encoding DUF6391 domain-containing protein, with amino-acid sequence MYLLLLLILFGLFFPVLLIPLFVIAIFMLFFLPFKFTIDSFFNLFSVPKQIYQIATNPKLKKNHGLEHATINILEKEYGYNNLAGYAEEDGFYIMGVNNTVYVEEAARKGLSLMRKGKNKLAIHKRCGTSMTVANFLSAVIFLVLLLSSGYFSILNMIIAIVIANLIGPYLGKIVQEKFTTTSKVQEMEIKRSYFSENSSLNSSFFNQPVKIFVETEQIPYINQE